The Commensalibacter nepenthis genome has a window encoding:
- the fabI gene encoding enoyl-ACP reductase FabI: MSNENTVLPTEGKLMQGKRGLIMGMANNHSIAWGIAQACALQGAELAFAYQGEALEKRVRPLAASLGSDYLIQCDVSEDKDIEKTFKDIEEKWGKLDFVVHAIGWADKQYLRGRYIDTPREAFLTALDISCFSFTAVAKEASKLMKDGGSLLTLTYLGAERVMPHYNVMGIAKAALESSVQYMAADLGVDNIRVNAISAGPIKTLAASGIGDFRYILKWNQLNSPLQRNVTIDEVGGAGVYFLSDLSRGVTGEIHHVDCGYHMVGMKNPTAPDIALASED; encoded by the coding sequence ATGTCAAATGAAAACACTGTCCTTCCAACAGAAGGGAAGTTGATGCAGGGTAAACGTGGATTGATTATGGGAATGGCTAATAATCACTCTATTGCTTGGGGGATTGCACAGGCTTGTGCTTTACAAGGTGCAGAGCTCGCTTTTGCTTATCAAGGTGAAGCCCTAGAAAAAAGAGTCCGACCTTTGGCTGCCAGCTTGGGTTCAGATTATTTAATCCAATGTGATGTAAGTGAAGACAAAGATATTGAAAAAACTTTTAAAGATATAGAAGAAAAATGGGGCAAATTAGATTTTGTTGTACATGCGATTGGTTGGGCAGACAAACAATATTTGCGTGGGCGTTATATTGATACCCCCAGAGAAGCCTTTTTAACAGCTTTGGATATCTCTTGTTTTTCTTTTACCGCTGTTGCCAAAGAAGCCTCTAAATTAATGAAAGATGGTGGTTCATTATTGACTTTGACCTATCTTGGTGCAGAGCGTGTGATGCCACATTATAATGTTATGGGTATTGCCAAAGCTGCTTTGGAAAGCTCTGTACAATATATGGCTGCCGATTTAGGGGTTGATAATATCCGTGTTAATGCAATCTCTGCAGGACCGATTAAAACACTTGCTGCCAGTGGTATTGGGGATTTCCGTTATATTTTAAAATGGAATCAGCTTAATTCTCCCTTACAACGCAATGTAACAATTGATGAAGTTGGAGGCGCAGGCGTTTACTTCCTTTCTGACCTTTCTCGTGGTGTTACAGGGGAAATTCATCATGTCGATTGTGGCTATCATATGGTCGGTATGAAAAACCCAACAGCTCCTGATATTGCATTAGCATCAGAAGATTAA